GCAGCGTGTGCGGCCGTGGCCGCTGGCAGGGGGTGGGTCGATGTGGTTGGCCGTCGGGCTGTCGGTAGGGCCATTTGCTGGACCGGCCCATTTGCCTGCCTCAACGCCTGCCTCAACGCCAGCACCGGCACCCACTGCAGACGCCAGCGCCGCCGGGTGCCCCACCACCAGGTGCAGCCCCGGCCAACTGGCGCTCAGGCGCGCCAGCTCCTGCAGCGCGGCCTCGCAGTCGGCCACGAAGGCCGGCCGCAGCAGCAGGTCTTCGGCGGGGTAGCCGCACAGCGCCAGCTCGGGGGTGAGCAGCAGCTGCGCACCTTGGGCGTGCGCCGCCTGCGCCGCCGCCGCGATCTGGCGCACGTTGCCCGCCAAGTCGCCGACGACGACGTTGAGCTGCGCCACACAGAGCGTCAGCGTGGCCGCGCCCGGGTGGCTCGGCAGATCGGTAGCCAAAGCGATAGGCAGATCGGTGGGCAAGGCAGCGGCCACGGCAGTATTCAGTGTGCGGCCTCAGCCTCTCAGCCGATCAGCTGATCAGCCCTGCCGCTCTTTTTCGTAGGCGGCGATGCCGTCGCGGATTTCTTGGTGCGCGGCCTCGATCCCGTCCCAGCCCAGCACCTTGACCCACTTGCCGGGGTCGAGGTCTTTGTAGTGCTCAAAAAAGTGCTCGATCTGCTTGAGGCTGATCGGGTTCAGATCCGACAGGCTCTGCCACTGAGAGTACAGGGGCAGGATTTTTTCGGTCGGCACCGCCAGCACCTTGCCATCGACGCCGCCTTCGTCCTCCATCTTGAGGATACCCAGCGCGCGGCACGGCACCACCACCCCGGGCGGCAGCGGCACCGGGGTGATGACCAGCACATCGACTGGGTCGCCGTCGCCCGAGATGGTCTTGGGCACGTAACCGTAGTTGGTCGGGTAGTGCATGGCGGTGTTCATGAAGCGATCGACAAAAATGCAGCCCGAGGCTTTGTCGACCTCGTATTTGATCGGGTCGCCGTTCATCGAGATTTCGATGATGACGTTGAACACTGCGGGGGCCTTGTTGCCGGGGGTAACGTGGTCGAGTGACATGGATGTACAGCCTGTGGTTGAAGATGGGCCAAGAATTGAAACCGATTTTACCTGCGCCAAACTGACTGGAACTGGCTGAATGCACCGCGGCGCCCACCTGCTGCCGCCAGTTGGTATAAGCTTACGAAATATGGCAGAGCGCATCATCCCCTTGGTCAACGCCTTCAACCCCGGCCTTGCAGTGCCGACGGGGCCGGCGAGCGGGCGCTGCACGCCACCCAGTGGCGTATTGCTCGACGCCTTGGGGCGGCCGCTGCGCGACTTGCGCATCAGCGTCACCGACCGCTGCAACTTTCGCTGCAGCTACTGCATGCCGCGCGAAACCTTCGACCGCCACCACGCTTTTTTGCCGCACGCCGATCTGCTCAGCTTCGAGGAGATCACGCGGTTGGCGCGGCTCTTTGTGGCGCACGGGGTGCGCAAGCTGCGCCTGACCGGCGGCGAGCCGCTGCTGCGCAAAAACGTCGAAACCCTGATCGAGCAACTGGCGCAACTGCGC
This sequence is a window from Serpentinimonas maccroryi. Protein-coding genes within it:
- the ppa gene encoding inorganic diphosphatase: MSLDHVTPGNKAPAVFNVIIEISMNGDPIKYEVDKASGCIFVDRFMNTAMHYPTNYGYVPKTISGDGDPVDVLVITPVPLPPGVVVPCRALGILKMEDEGGVDGKVLAVPTEKILPLYSQWQSLSDLNPISLKQIEHFFEHYKDLDPGKWVKVLGWDGIEAAHQEIRDGIAAYEKERQG